The following are from one region of the Stanieria sp. NIES-3757 genome:
- a CDS encoding polar amino acid ABC transporter, inner membrane subunit: MAKLKRLNWLKQLFLWLLGFLFVISLGWLPNQAQEATTLRVATEPTFPPFEMKAESGEGLTGFDVDLMQAIGKEAGLNIEFISLPFDGIIPALQSQTVDAAISGMTITAERAQTVDFSRPYFKAGLAIAVRENEDQIESFEDLANQKIAVQIGTTGAREAAKIPGVEISTFDSASLALQELVNGRVNAVVNDAPVTLYAIKQANLRGVKIVGELVTEEYYGIAFPKNSPNVTRVNIALATLLENGTYDSIYQTWFAGEAPELPAVIEETQAETSSPLDLGRLFSNLLLGAVVTLMLTAISVVFGSIVGILIAIALISPYSPLRWFCRAYVEFFRGTPLLVQIFMIYFGLPALLQGMGINFSFERFPAAVTALSLNLGAYLAEIIRGGIQSIEQGQWEASESLGMGSVQTMRYVIFPQALRRILPPLSNEFITLLKDTSLVAIIGFEELFRQGQLIVATTYQAFEVYAAVALVYLLLTSLSAAGFRWLEHYLNPLSKKNKVKA; encoded by the coding sequence ATGGCTAAACTCAAAAGATTAAATTGGCTCAAACAATTGTTCTTGTGGTTGCTAGGTTTTTTGTTCGTGATTAGTTTGGGATGGTTACCCAACCAAGCACAGGAAGCAACAACTTTAAGAGTAGCAACAGAACCAACTTTTCCTCCCTTTGAAATGAAAGCCGAGTCAGGGGAAGGTTTAACAGGATTTGACGTTGACTTGATGCAGGCAATTGGCAAAGAAGCTGGTTTGAATATTGAATTTATCAGTTTACCTTTTGATGGCATTATTCCAGCTTTACAGTCTCAAACCGTAGATGCAGCAATTAGTGGGATGACGATTACTGCTGAACGCGCACAAACAGTTGATTTTTCTCGTCCCTATTTTAAAGCTGGTCTAGCGATCGCTGTTAGAGAAAATGAAGATCAAATTGAAAGTTTTGAAGATTTAGCCAATCAAAAAATTGCCGTTCAAATTGGCACAACGGGAGCTAGAGAAGCAGCTAAAATCCCAGGAGTTGAGATTAGCACCTTTGATAGTGCTTCCCTGGCACTACAAGAATTAGTCAATGGCAGAGTTAACGCCGTCGTTAATGACGCGCCTGTCACTCTTTACGCTATCAAGCAAGCTAATCTTCGAGGAGTCAAAATAGTAGGGGAGTTAGTCACAGAAGAATATTATGGAATTGCTTTTCCTAAAAATTCTCCTAACGTAACCAGAGTAAATATAGCTTTAGCTACTCTACTAGAAAACGGTACTTACGATTCAATTTATCAAACTTGGTTTGCTGGAGAAGCACCCGAACTTCCTGCTGTCATTGAAGAAACTCAGGCAGAAACTAGCTCGCCTCTCGATCTAGGTAGATTGTTTTCTAACTTGCTTTTAGGTGCTGTTGTAACTTTAATGTTGACAGCAATATCGGTTGTCTTTGGTTCAATTGTTGGAATTTTAATTGCTATTGCTCTAATTTCTCCTTATTCTCCTTTACGCTGGTTTTGTCGGGCTTATGTCGAGTTTTTTCGTGGAACTCCTTTATTAGTTCAAATTTTTATGATTTATTTTGGTTTACCAGCTTTATTGCAAGGGATGGGGATTAACTTTAGCTTTGAACGTTTTCCAGCAGCAGTGACGGCGTTAAGTCTTAATTTGGGAGCTTATTTAGCAGAAATTATTCGCGGTGGCATTCAATCAATTGAACAAGGACAATGGGAAGCTTCAGAATCTTTGGGGATGGGTTCGGTTCAAACGATGCGCTATGTTATTTTTCCCCAAGCTTTACGCAGGATTTTACCACCTCTAAGCAATGAGTTTATTACCCTGCTTAAAGATACCAGTTTAGTCGCCATTATTGGTTTTGAAGAATTATTTCGTCAGGGACAGTTAATTGTTGCCACTACTTATCAAGCGTTTGAAGTGTATGCTGCTGTAGCTTTAGTTTATTTGCTTTTGACTTCTCTTTCTGCTGCTGGTTTCCGATGGCTAGAGCATTATCTTAATCCTTTATCTAAGAAAAACAAAGTCAAAGCTTAA
- a CDS encoding hypothetical protein (protein of unknown function DUF21), with translation MTGRPFFPLLSIFVLIAINAFFVTAEFSIVSVRRTRISQLVKAGDLQAQTVQSLQRSIDRLLSTTQLGITLSSLALGWIGEEVMAGFVIKAIAKLPLPTIVTDAIAHSLAIPISFFTLVYLQIVLGELCPKSVALIYSEQLAKFFGPPSLVIARIFRPFIWVLNQSTRLLLRLAGIEYTGQGWYNQVTSEELQLIIATERESIGLEAEERELLNNVFEFGEVTAIEVMIPRTRIEFLPLTATFAELLLKVADTEYSRYPIIGESLDDIQGLIDYKDLAVPLAEGKLLNDSSIQAWVKPVRFIAESTPLNELLPLMQRSQQEMVIVVDDFGGTSGLVTLHDLIAEIIGDSNDATEIETESMQMLDEQTFIVPAQMNLEEVNELLGLNLPLGEDYYTLGGFLLDQWQKIPSLGETLQYQNLDFTVTKIEENRLHLVQIYRHESSDEVHNHHDHNDNHNNSINENGLSSKFSDD, from the coding sequence ATGACTGGTCGACCGTTTTTTCCTCTCTTATCAATATTTGTGTTGATTGCTATTAATGCTTTTTTTGTTACAGCAGAATTTTCGATTGTCTCTGTTCGGCGTACTCGTATTAGCCAGTTAGTTAAGGCAGGCGATTTGCAAGCGCAAACTGTTCAATCTTTGCAAAGAAGTATTGATCGCCTTTTATCTACTACTCAGTTAGGTATTACTCTTTCTAGTCTAGCTTTGGGTTGGATTGGTGAAGAAGTGATGGCAGGTTTTGTAATTAAAGCTATTGCTAAATTACCTTTACCAACTATAGTAACAGATGCGATCGCTCATTCTTTGGCAATTCCGATTTCTTTTTTTACTCTAGTTTATCTACAAATAGTTTTAGGAGAACTTTGTCCTAAATCAGTTGCGTTAATTTATTCAGAACAATTAGCTAAGTTTTTTGGTCCACCAAGTTTGGTAATCGCCAGAATTTTTCGTCCTTTTATTTGGGTTTTAAATCAATCAACTCGTTTACTACTAAGGTTAGCGGGAATTGAATATACTGGTCAGGGATGGTACAACCAAGTAACCTCAGAAGAATTACAACTGATTATTGCGACAGAAAGAGAATCAATCGGTTTAGAAGCAGAAGAACGAGAATTACTGAATAATGTTTTTGAATTTGGAGAAGTTACGGCGATAGAAGTGATGATTCCTCGCACTAGAATTGAATTTTTACCCCTAACTGCTACTTTTGCCGAACTACTACTTAAAGTTGCCGATACAGAATATTCTCGTTATCCAATTATTGGCGAATCTTTAGATGATATTCAAGGACTGATAGATTATAAAGATTTAGCTGTTCCTTTGGCTGAAGGAAAATTACTCAATGACTCCTCGATTCAAGCTTGGGTAAAACCGGTACGCTTTATTGCTGAATCTACTCCTTTAAATGAATTGTTACCTTTAATGCAGCGATCGCAACAAGAAATGGTGATTGTGGTTGATGATTTTGGTGGTACGTCAGGATTAGTAACTCTCCACGATTTAATTGCAGAAATTATTGGTGATAGTAACGATGCTACAGAAATTGAAACGGAATCAATGCAAATGCTTGATGAGCAAACTTTTATAGTTCCTGCTCAAATGAATTTAGAAGAGGTAAATGAATTATTGGGATTAAACTTGCCTTTAGGTGAGGATTATTACACTTTAGGAGGGTTTTTACTCGATCAATGGCAAAAAATTCCTAGTTTAGGAGAAACTTTACAATATCAAAATTTAGATTTTACTGTGACCAAAATAGAAGAAAATCGACTTCATTTAGTGCAAATTTATCGTCATGAATCTTCTGATGAAGTTCACAACCATCACGATCATAACGATAACCATAACAACTCTATTAATGAAAATGGTTTATCTTCTAAATTTAGTGACGATTAA
- a CDS encoding transposase — protein MTYSVDLRQRVVAFVEAGGAKAEAARRFSVSEGSVHNWLKRDNLAPTKVKHRERKLNWKALEQHIKDEPDAKLKDRAEHFGVHTTAIWYAIKQMKITRKKTAKVSRA, from the coding sequence ATGACTTATAGTGTAGATTTACGCCAAAGAGTAGTGGCATTTGTGGAGGCGGGTGGAGCTAAAGCTGAAGCTGCCAGACGTTTTTCTGTCTCAGAAGGCTCAGTACACAATTGGTTGAAACGAGATAATTTAGCTCCTACTAAAGTTAAACACCGCGAGCGCAAACTAAATTGGAAGGCTTTAGAACAGCATATTAAAGATGAACCTGATGCCAAACTCAAAGACCGGGCAGAACATTTTGGAGTGCATACCACCGCGATCTGGTATGCAATCAAACAAATGAAAATTACGAGAAAAAAAACAGCAAAGGTATCGAGAGCGTAA
- a CDS encoding peroxidase: MLEFDDIQHILLTRTPALTGRYEFLSFRNPDDGRKWLSAILETVKSAQEATASMEEDERWVSVAFTWNGLRALGVDEASLDTFPEEFKQGMVARAEVLGDTGANHPDHWVGGLAGPDLHAIVILFARDNVERERCKEKHQQLVAQYEGVEVLSSLDLEATPPFNYAHDHFGYRDRLSQPAIEGTGEEPTPGSGAPLKAGEFILGYPDENGPPANLPQPEILSRNGSYMAYRRLQEHVVEFREFLRQHGQTPEEQELVAAKLMGRWRSGAPLVLAPDKDDPALATDPQRNNDFNYKTMDPHGYAVPLGSHIRRLNPRDTAANMNRRRMIRRGATYGPPLPEDAHEDGVERGIAAFVICASLIRQFEFAQNVWINDKNFHELGNERDPLIGTQDGTLEFKIPKRPIRKKITGMPAFTTVRGGAYFFLPGLKALRYLASLGSA; this comes from the coding sequence ATGCTTGAATTTGATGATATCCAGCACATTTTATTGACTCGTACGCCCGCTCTCACCGGGCGGTACGAATTCCTGTCGTTCCGTAATCCTGATGATGGTCGGAAGTGGCTATCCGCGATCCTCGAAACGGTAAAATCTGCCCAAGAGGCAACCGCTTCGATGGAGGAGGATGAGCGATGGGTCAGTGTGGCCTTCACCTGGAACGGTCTGCGGGCGCTGGGGGTTGATGAAGCCTCACTGGACACGTTTCCCGAGGAGTTCAAGCAGGGCATGGTTGCTCGTGCGGAAGTCCTCGGGGACACCGGCGCAAATCATCCGGACCATTGGGTCGGGGGTCTGGCCGGTCCAGATCTCCACGCCATCGTCATCCTCTTTGCTCGCGATAACGTAGAGCGCGAACGGTGTAAAGAAAAGCACCAGCAACTCGTCGCACAGTATGAGGGAGTCGAGGTCCTCTCGTCGCTGGATCTGGAAGCAACGCCGCCTTTCAACTACGCCCATGACCACTTCGGTTATCGCGATCGGCTATCGCAGCCAGCGATCGAAGGAACTGGCGAGGAACCAACCCCCGGTTCTGGTGCGCCGCTGAAAGCGGGCGAGTTCATCTTGGGCTACCCAGACGAAAACGGACCTCCTGCCAATCTACCGCAACCCGAGATCCTCTCCCGCAACGGCAGCTATATGGCTTATCGACGCTTGCAAGAACATGTCGTTGAGTTTCGTGAATTTCTGCGTCAGCACGGTCAGACGCCGGAGGAGCAGGAACTGGTGGCGGCGAAACTGATGGGTCGTTGGCGCAGTGGTGCCCCGCTGGTGCTTGCACCGGACAAGGACGATCCAGCACTGGCTACCGATCCCCAGCGGAACAACGACTTCAACTATAAGACGATGGACCCGCATGGTTATGCCGTACCGCTCGGTTCCCATATCCGTCGTCTCAATCCTCGTGATACGGCAGCCAATATGAACCGACGACGGATGATTCGTCGCGGGGCGACCTACGGCCCGCCACTTCCGGAGGATGCACATGAGGACGGTGTAGAGCGTGGCATCGCGGCATTCGTAATCTGCGCCAGCCTCATTCGCCAGTTTGAGTTCGCGCAGAATGTGTGGATAAACGACAAAAACTTCCATGAACTTGGCAATGAGCGCGATCCGCTCATCGGCACGCAAGACGGCACATTAGAATTCAAAATTCCGAAGCGTCCAATCCGGAAAAAAATCACTGGCATGCCAGCCTTCACCACTGTCCGGGGCGGAGCTTACTTTTTTCTGCCGGGACTCAAGGCACTTCGATACCTTGCGTCACTCGGTTCTGCCTGA
- the pyrE gene encoding orotate phosphoribosyltransferase yields MNPTILSELTTANFARLRQILLELLVEYAYVEGDFVLSSGAKSSYYINGKQVTLRAEGALVIGRLLLALLPQDTDAVAGLTLGADPIVSAVSVVSAYSNQPIPALIIRKEPKGHGTKAYIEGPNLTPGARVVVLEDVVTTGKSALQAVERLTACGYQVTQIVALVDREQGGAELYQSQGIEFKALFSIKEIQHVGSMSR; encoded by the coding sequence ATGAATCCAACTATCTTATCTGAATTAACTACTGCAAATTTCGCTCGACTGCGTCAAATTCTCTTAGAATTATTGGTTGAATATGCTTATGTTGAAGGTGATTTTGTGTTATCTTCGGGAGCAAAAAGTAGTTACTATATCAATGGTAAACAAGTAACTTTAAGAGCAGAAGGAGCTTTAGTTATTGGTCGTTTGCTCTTAGCTCTTTTGCCACAAGATACGGATGCAGTAGCTGGTTTGACTTTAGGTGCAGATCCCATTGTCAGTGCCGTCAGTGTAGTTTCTGCCTATTCTAATCAACCCATTCCTGCCTTAATTATTCGTAAAGAACCAAAAGGACACGGAACTAAAGCTTATATTGAAGGTCCTAATTTAACTCCAGGTGCAAGAGTAGTAGTTTTAGAAGATGTTGTCACTACTGGTAAATCTGCTCTACAAGCAGTAGAGCGTCTAACCGCGTGCGGTTACCAAGTAACCCAAATCGTCGCCTTAGTAGACAGAGAGCAAGGAGGCGCAGAGTTATATCAATCTCAAGGCAT
- a CDS encoding glycosyl transferase family protein, giving the protein MTKVSVIIPAYNGDRYIDKAIDSILHQSYRDYEIIVVDDGSRDRTSQIVQSYGSKVQYISQQNQGVAAARNRGLEIAQGEYIGFLDQDDFFLPNKLALQVALLEQQPFLGIVNSGWQIVNQDGALLAAVKPWQTLPKLDLVSLIVWKPVFLGAMLFRDSWLKNSDGFDIQLEQTPDVDLVLRLAQMGCQADWIKGETVCYRQHELNASKNTLLQAQELDFILERFFAQANLSPDIKDLENQSRYQSLVWSAWRLYETGYLVEMAKYLLKSLSYTNKPHTETIFEWIQVFKNYASEYGNEIDVYQLINTQEWQELISRSMFLI; this is encoded by the coding sequence ATGACTAAAGTAAGTGTAATTATTCCTGCTTATAATGGCGATCGCTATATTGACAAGGCAATTGATAGTATTTTGCACCAAAGCTATCGTGATTATGAAATTATCGTTGTTGATGATGGTTCTAGAGATCGTACGAGTCAAATTGTACAAAGTTATGGTTCAAAAGTTCAATATATATCTCAGCAGAATCAAGGAGTAGCAGCAGCCCGTAATCGAGGGCTAGAAATAGCTCAGGGAGAATATATTGGTTTTTTAGACCAAGATGATTTTTTTTTACCAAATAAACTCGCTTTACAAGTAGCTTTATTAGAACAACAACCTTTTCTTGGTATAGTTAACAGTGGTTGGCAAATTGTTAATCAAGATGGTGCGCTTTTAGCAGCAGTAAAGCCTTGGCAAACCTTACCCAAACTAGATTTGGTTAGTTTAATTGTCTGGAAACCTGTCTTTCTCGGTGCAATGCTGTTTCGAGATTCTTGGTTAAAAAATTCCGATGGTTTTGATATTCAACTAGAACAAACTCCTGATGTAGATTTAGTCTTACGTCTAGCTCAAATGGGTTGTCAAGCGGATTGGATAAAAGGCGAAACCGTTTGCTATCGTCAACATGAACTTAACGCCTCCAAAAACACTCTTCTACAAGCGCAAGAATTAGACTTCATTCTCGAACGATTTTTTGCTCAAGCTAATCTATCGCCAGACATTAAAGATTTAGAAAATCAATCTCGTTATCAAAGCTTAGTTTGGAGTGCTTGGCGACTTTATGAAACAGGATATTTAGTAGAAATGGCTAAATACTTGCTTAAATCTTTGTCTTATACCAATAAACCTCACACAGAAACCATATTTGAATGGATTCAAGTCTTTAAAAACTACGCTTCAGAATACGGCAATGAAATTGATGTCTATCAACTAATTAATACTCAAGAATGGCAAGAGTTAATTAGCCGATCTATGTTTTTAATATGA
- a CDS encoding putative porin: MYNQFQFLKPSYFLIWVTVGLCSTQVVAEPIPASDRSLDQLTNVSQLRDVSPGDWAYQALQTLVERYGCIVGYPNQTFGGQQALSRYEFAAGLNACLNSIERLIEQNTAIAQEDLETLKRLNEEFTKELNTLGTRVDNLAERITFLEDHQFSTTTKFFGEAIATVSQVFGEERADDGTENDTQATLNYRSRLVFDTSFSGEDRLRVRLQAANYEFARAGSNLTDFNFSAATDNDVLLNKLQYLFPVGDNATVWFSPVNITLDDLADPLAPFTNSFTTGSISFFGAIAPIYLLSDNSGPGFGASYNFTDALNLSAYYSAGNGNSPNSGEGLFNGQYVTGAQLNYSPTPETGIGLAYLHSYFPQNFTEDFSVLGFTGTANSDAPFGDNSTATDNLALLWTWRINQKISLEGWGMYTKAYGEGGERDGDTADIWNWKVSLAFPDLFKENNLGVITVGSPPTAYHIENENNLANVPVETEDTPWLVELFYVHKLNDNISITPGAFLIINPENDRDPLWVGTIRTSFEF; the protein is encoded by the coding sequence ATGTACAATCAATTTCAATTTTTAAAACCAAGCTATTTTTTGATTTGGGTAACAGTTGGTTTGTGTTCAACTCAAGTAGTTGCCGAACCAATTCCTGCATCGGATCGTTCTTTAGATCAACTTACTAATGTCTCTCAATTAAGAGATGTTTCTCCTGGTGACTGGGCATATCAAGCTTTACAAACTTTAGTAGAACGCTATGGATGTATTGTTGGTTATCCTAATCAAACTTTTGGTGGTCAACAAGCTCTTTCTCGTTATGAATTTGCTGCTGGTTTGAATGCTTGTCTGAATAGTATTGAAAGATTAATTGAGCAAAATACAGCGATCGCTCAAGAAGATTTAGAAACATTAAAGCGTTTAAACGAAGAATTTACCAAAGAACTAAATACTTTAGGCACCAGAGTCGATAATTTAGCAGAAAGAATTACTTTTTTAGAAGATCATCAATTTTCAACTACAACTAAATTCTTTGGAGAAGCGATCGCGACTGTTTCTCAAGTTTTTGGCGAAGAAAGAGCGGATGATGGTACAGAAAATGATACTCAAGCTACTCTTAATTATCGTTCTCGTTTAGTATTCGATACGAGTTTTAGTGGAGAAGACAGATTACGAGTTCGTTTGCAAGCAGCTAACTATGAGTTTGCCCGTGCGGGTAGTAATTTAACCGACTTTAACTTTAGTGCAGCTACCGATAACGACGTTTTGCTTAATAAACTTCAATATCTCTTTCCTGTCGGCGACAATGCTACGGTTTGGTTTTCTCCAGTCAATATTACCCTAGACGATCTTGCCGATCCGCTCGCTCCTTTTACCAATTCCTTTACCACAGGTTCAATCTCTTTCTTTGGCGCGATCGCTCCTATTTATTTACTCAGCGATAATAGTGGTCCTGGTTTTGGTGCTAGTTACAATTTTACCGATGCTTTAAATCTAAGTGCTTATTATTCGGCTGGTAATGGGAATAGTCCTAATTCAGGCGAAGGTTTATTTAATGGTCAATATGTTACTGGCGCACAACTAAACTATTCACCCACACCAGAAACAGGAATTGGTTTGGCTTATTTACATAGCTATTTTCCCCAAAACTTTACCGAAGATTTCTCTGTACTAGGTTTTACTGGTACAGCTAACTCCGACGCACCTTTTGGAGATAATTCTACTGCCACCGATAACCTCGCTTTACTCTGGACTTGGCGCATCAATCAAAAAATAAGTTTAGAAGGTTGGGGAATGTACACCAAAGCTTATGGAGAAGGAGGCGAACGTGATGGCGATACAGCAGACATTTGGAACTGGAAAGTTAGTCTGGCTTTTCCTGATTTATTCAAAGAAAATAATCTGGGAGTAATTACCGTAGGAAGTCCTCCGACTGCCTATCACATTGAAAACGAGAATAATCTTGCCAACGTACCTGTAGAAACTGAAGACACTCCTTGGTTAGTTGAACTATTTTATGTCCATAAACTGAACGACAATATCTCAATAACTCCTGGTGCATTTTTAATCATCAACCCCGAAAATGACCGAGATCCGCTTTGGGTTGGTACAATTCGCACAAGCTTTGAATTTTAA
- a CDS encoding blue-copper-protein-like protein, whose amino-acid sequence MYSILNWLQQKVFLSRLSILVGIFCGFCLVLSPVALANQTPTEIKVSLGNSTGELKFFPNHLQFKAGTPYKLVFDNPSPEKHYFTGKDFADASWTKKVQAGKVEVKGAIHELELKPEAEAEWFLTPMKAGKYEFHCSIPGHAEAGMTGNIVVE is encoded by the coding sequence ATGTATTCAATCCTAAATTGGTTACAGCAAAAAGTCTTTTTGAGCAGGTTATCAATATTGGTAGGAATTTTTTGTGGTTTTTGTTTAGTTTTGTCTCCAGTTGCACTAGCTAATCAAACTCCAACAGAAATTAAGGTTAGTTTAGGCAATAGTACGGGAGAATTGAAGTTTTTTCCTAATCATCTCCAATTTAAAGCAGGAACACCATACAAATTAGTTTTTGATAATCCTAGCCCTGAAAAACATTACTTTACAGGTAAAGACTTTGCTGACGCTAGTTGGACAAAAAAAGTTCAGGCAGGCAAAGTTGAAGTCAAAGGAGCAATTCATGAACTTGAATTAAAACCAGAGGCTGAAGCAGAATGGTTTTTAACTCCGATGAAAGCAGGAAAATATGAATTCCATTGTTCTATTCCTGGACACGCCGAAGCAGGAATGACAGGCAACATCGTAGTTGAATAA
- a CDS encoding aspartate carbamoyltransferase, with translation MATTTWKRRHIISLVDFTAAEYETVLQTAASFREVLSRGTKKVPALQGQVVTNMFFEASTRTRSSFELAAKRLSADILNFAPGTSSLSKGETILDTAKTYLAMGTTIMVIRHEHAGVPTMIAQEMDRLESGVCILNAGDGQHQHPSQALLDLYTITSVLDPEKPRLELLAGKKVAIVGDILHSRVARSNIYSLTAAGAEVHLAGPPTLLPRLFEKFLEEGHPGKLLVHWHLEPALENADFVMTLRLQKERMTENLIPSLREYHRLYGITRDRIKLCRSEVKVLHPGPTNRGVEITSDLMDDPNLSLIPQQVASGVAVRMALLYLIGSSHSQN, from the coding sequence ATGGCAACAACTACCTGGAAAAGACGGCATATCATTTCTTTAGTCGATTTTACTGCTGCTGAATACGAAACAGTCTTACAAACTGCTGCTAGTTTCCGAGAAGTGCTTTCGCGAGGAACTAAAAAAGTACCAGCCCTCCAGGGACAGGTAGTAACTAATATGTTTTTTGAGGCTTCAACTAGAACTCGCAGTAGTTTTGAATTAGCAGCTAAACGACTCTCCGCAGATATCCTGAACTTTGCACCTGGAACTTCTTCTCTCAGCAAAGGAGAGACTATTTTAGATACAGCAAAAACCTATTTGGCGATGGGAACAACCATTATGGTAATTCGCCACGAACACGCTGGAGTTCCCACCATGATTGCGCAAGAAATGGACCGCCTCGAATCAGGAGTTTGTATTCTCAATGCTGGAGATGGACAACATCAACATCCTTCCCAGGCATTATTAGATCTTTATACAATTACTTCGGTTTTAGACCCAGAAAAACCACGTTTAGAACTTTTAGCAGGCAAAAAAGTAGCAATTGTAGGCGATATTCTTCATTCTCGCGTTGCTCGTTCTAATATTTATAGTCTGACAGCAGCAGGGGCAGAAGTTCATTTGGCAGGGCCACCAACCTTATTACCTCGATTATTTGAAAAATTTCTTGAAGAGGGACATCCAGGTAAATTATTGGTTCATTGGCATTTAGAACCAGCTTTAGAAAATGCCGATTTTGTCATGACGTTACGTTTGCAAAAAGAACGCATGACAGAAAACTTAATTCCCAGTTTAAGAGAATATCATCGATTATATGGAATTACTCGCGATCGCATAAAATTATGTCGATCAGAAGTTAAAGTTTTACATCCTGGCCCTACTAACCGCGGTGTAGAAATTACTTCTGATTTAATGGATGACCCTAACTTAAGTTTAATTCCTCAACAAGTAGCTAGTGGGGTCGCAGTCCGCATGGCACTACTTTATTTAATCGGTAGTAGTCATAGCCAAAATTAA
- a CDS encoding hypothetical protein (conserved hypothetical protein), which yields MKLDERLLPYLPYAWQEKNQKIEVPSQPSKRLNVLGFLTRQNELEAYTFECSIHSDVVIACLDKFCEKLTKKTVLIMDNSSIHQNRFLWDKEEEWSKKGLEIFFLPSYSPQLNIIEIFWRFIKYQWLETNAYESYSTLVKAVENILINFGTKYTINFA from the coding sequence ATGAAACTGGATGAGCGTCTGCTCCCATATCTTCCTTATGCCTGGCAAGAAAAGAATCAAAAAATAGAAGTGCCCAGCCAACCAAGTAAAAGATTAAATGTGTTGGGATTCTTAACAAGACAAAATGAACTAGAAGCCTATACCTTTGAATGCAGTATTCATAGTGATGTCGTAATAGCTTGCCTTGATAAGTTTTGTGAAAAGCTGACCAAAAAAACTGTATTGATTATGGATAATTCCTCAATTCACCAAAATAGATTTTTATGGGATAAGGAAGAGGAATGGTCAAAGAAAGGATTAGAAATATTCTTTTTGCCTAGCTATTCTCCCCAGTTGAATATTATAGAAATATTCTGGAGATTTATTAAATATCAGTGGCTAGAAACAAATGCTTATGAGAGTTATTCTACTTTAGTCAAAGCTGTAGAAAACATCCTCATAAACTTTGGGACGAAATATACAATTAATTTTGCATAG
- a CDS encoding amino-acid ABC-transporter ATP-binding protein — MTSETLAIAFENLHKSYGDLEVLKGVSGCLYRGDVVSIIGPSGCGKSTLLRCFNRLETINDGKLQVLDVDLSPAKINSKTLRFLRTKVGMVFQQFNLFPHLTVLKNLMLAPHQVLNKPESESREIALHYLEKVGLASKADVYPEQLSGGQKQRVAIARSLCMQPEILLFDEPTSALDPELVGEVLCTMQQLAEEGMTMVVVTHEMQFARDVANQAIFLDRGKIEEQGNAAEMIRNPKSDRLKAFLSRMMQG, encoded by the coding sequence ATGACAAGCGAAACCCTCGCAATCGCTTTTGAAAATTTACATAAAAGTTATGGCGATCTCGAAGTTCTTAAGGGTGTAAGTGGTTGTCTTTATCGAGGCGATGTTGTTTCGATTATTGGGCCTTCTGGTTGTGGCAAAAGTACGTTATTGCGTTGTTTTAATCGTTTAGAGACAATTAATGACGGAAAATTGCAAGTCCTTGATGTTGATTTATCCCCAGCTAAAATTAACTCTAAGACGCTACGATTTTTAAGAACTAAGGTGGGAATGGTATTTCAACAGTTTAATTTGTTCCCTCATTTAACAGTCTTGAAAAATTTGATGCTTGCTCCTCATCAAGTTTTAAATAAACCCGAATCTGAATCTCGGGAAATAGCGTTACATTATTTGGAAAAAGTGGGTTTAGCTAGTAAAGCTGATGTCTATCCAGAACAACTATCGGGTGGACAAAAACAAAGAGTTGCGATCGCTCGAAGTCTTTGTATGCAGCCAGAAATTTTGTTATTTGATGAACCAACTTCTGCTCTCGATCCTGAATTAGTCGGAGAGGTGTTATGTACCATGCAGCAATTAGCTGAAGAAGGAATGACTATGGTAGTAGTTACTCACGAAATGCAGTTTGCTCGCGATGTGGCTAATCAGGCAATTTTTTTGGACCGGGGTAAAATTGAAGAACAGGGTAATGCTGCAGAGATGATTAGGAATCCTAAGAGCGATCGCCTTAAAGCTTTCTTGAGTCGGATGATGCAAGGATAA